From the genome of Excalfactoria chinensis isolate bCotChi1 chromosome 14, bCotChi1.hap2, whole genome shotgun sequence, one region includes:
- the LOC140258668 gene encoding hemoglobin subunit alpha-A: MVLSAADKTNVKGIFTKISGHAEEYGAEALDRMFTTYPQTKTYFPHFDVSHGSAQIKGHGKKVVTALIEAANHIDDIAGTLSKLSDLHAQKLRVDPVNFKLLGQCFLVVVAIHHPAALTPEVHASLDKFLCAVGTVLTAKYR; this comes from the exons ATGGTGCTGTCCGCTGCTGACAAGACCAACGTCAAGGGCATCTTCACCAAAATCTCCGGCCATGCTGAGGAGTATGGAGCCGAGGCCCTGGACAG GATGTTCACCACCTACCCCCAGACCAAGACCTATTTCCCCCACTTTGATGTGTCACACGGCTCAGCTCAGATCAAGGGGCATGGCAAGAAAGTAGTGACTGCCTTGATCGAGGCTGCCAACCACATTGATGACATCGCAGGCACCCTCTCCAAGCTCAGCGACCTCCACGCCCAGAAGCTCCGCGTGGACCCTGTCAACTTCAAA CTCCTGGGCCAATGCTTCCTGGTGGTGGTGGCCATCCACCACCCTGCTGCCCTGACCCCGGAGGTCCATGCTTCCCTGGACAAGTTCCTGTGTGCTGTGGGCACCGTGCTGACCGCCAAGTACCGTTAA
- the LOC140258683 gene encoding hemoglobin subunit alpha-D: MLTAEDKKLIQQAWEKASSHQEDFGAEALLRMFTAYPQTKTYFPHFDLSPGSDQIRGHGKKVLAALGNAVKNIDNLSQAMSELSNLHAYNLRVDPVNFKLLSQCIQVVLAAHMGKDYTPEVHAAFDKFLSAVSAVLAEKYR; the protein is encoded by the exons atgcTGACTGCCGAGGACAAGAAGCTCATCCAGCAGGCCTGGGAGAAGGCCTCTTCCCACCAGGAGGACTTCGGAGCTGAGGCTCTGCTTAG GATGTTCACCGCCTACCCACAGACCAAGACGTACTTCCCACACTTCGACCTCTCACCCGGCTCTGACCAGATCCGTGGCCATGGCAAGAAGGTGTTGGCTGCCCTGGGCAACGCCGTGAAGAACATTGATAACCTCAGCCAGGCCATGTCTGAGCTCAGCAACCTGCACGCCTACAACCTGCGTGTTGACCCTGTCAACTTCAAG CTGTTGTCGCAGTGCATCCAGGTGGTGCTGGCCGCACACATGGGCAAAGACTACACCCCTGAGGTGCATGCTGCCTTCGACAAGTTCCTGTCTGCCGTGtctgctgtgctggctgagaAGTACAGATGA